In Zingiber officinale cultivar Zhangliang chromosome 1A, Zo_v1.1, whole genome shotgun sequence, a genomic segment contains:
- the LOC122013447 gene encoding protein YABBY 2-like has translation MSAQIIHEQVCYIHCNFCNTTLAVSVPGNVFNIVTVRCGHCSNLLSVNLGASPQAFSFQNYNFGSQSDRLDLGSSSKYTRNSLMYSIQDDQQFVALHAPEKRQRVPSAYNRFIREEIHRIKASNPDISHKEAFSAAAKNWAHFPHIHFGLSLDGSNKQVKLDEGIGAPRGGKGPGFY, from the exons ATGTCAGCCCAGATCATACATGAGCAGGTTTGCTACATCCACTGCAACTTCTGCAACACAACCCTAGcg GTTAGTGTTCCTGGAAACGTGTTCAACATTGTGACCGTGAGATGTGGCCATTGTTCTAATCTGCTGTCTGTCAACTTGGGAGCTTCACCTCAAGCCTTTTCTTTCCAG AACTATAACTTTGGATCCCAAAGTGATAGGTTGGATCTTGGCTCCTCCTCAAAATATACTAGGAATTCCTTGATGTACTCGATCCAGGACGATCAGCAATTTGTGGCCTTACATG CTCCAGAGAAGAGGCAACGTGTTCCATCTGCATACAATAGGTTTATCAG GGAGGAGATACACAGGATCAAAGCCAGCAATCCTGATATCAGTCATAAGGAAGCATTCAGTGCTGCAGCAAAGAAT TGGGCACACTTCCCTCACATTCATTTTGGGCTGAGCCTTGATGGTAGCAACAAGCAAGTGAAGCTTGATGAAGGCATAGGAGCACCAAGGGGAGGAAAAGGCCCTGGCTTCTATTaa